From a single Fusobacterium ulcerans ATCC 49185 genomic region:
- the blaOXA gene encoding class D beta-lactamase, with the protein MKKFFLIINIFFIFIPQLKATEFFENDEIKYIFKNQNINGTFVVYDLKKDVFVGYNRERAEQQFYPASTFKIFNSLIGLETESVRDVDEVFYKYDGKKVFLESWAKDSSLKYAIKVSQVPAYKELAKKIGLKSMKENIEKLNYGNKNIGTKVDSFWLHGPLKISAFEQINLLTLLAQKKLPYNIKHQEEIADITILEKGTNYVLHGKTGWATNNIEIPIGWFVGWLETPDNIFIFATNIDNPTAELLYKREEIVRESFKKLNILN; encoded by the coding sequence ATGAAAAAATTTTTTTTGATTATAAATATATTTTTTATATTTATCCCACAACTAAAAGCTACTGAGTTCTTTGAAAATGATGAAATAAAATATATATTTAAAAATCAAAATATTAATGGAACTTTTGTTGTCTATGATTTAAAAAAAGATGTTTTTGTAGGCTATAATAGAGAAAGAGCTGAACAACAATTTTATCCAGCTTCAACTTTTAAAATTTTTAATAGCTTAATAGGATTAGAAACTGAAAGTGTCAGGGATGTTGATGAAGTTTTTTATAAATATGATGGTAAAAAAGTTTTTCTTGAATCTTGGGCTAAGGATTCAAGTTTAAAGTATGCAATAAAAGTATCTCAGGTTCCTGCTTATAAAGAATTAGCAAAAAAAATAGGTTTAAAATCAATGAAAGAGAACATTGAAAAATTAAATTATGGTAATAAAAATATTGGAACAAAAGTAGATTCTTTCTGGTTACATGGCCCTTTAAAAATTAGTGCATTTGAACAGATAAACTTATTAACTCTTTTAGCACAAAAAAAATTACCTTATAACATTAAGCATCAGGAAGAAATTGCTGATATTACAATTTTAGAAAAGGGTACAAACTATGTATTACATGGCAAAACAGGCTGGGCAACTAATAATATAGAAATTCCAATAGGGTGGTTTGTTGGATGGTTGGAAACTCCTGATAATATTTTTATTTTTGCCACTAATATTGATAATCCTACTGCTGAACTTCTATATAAAAGAGAAGAAATAGTAAGAGAAAGTTTTAAAAAGTTAAATATTTTAAACTAA
- a CDS encoding tyrosine-type recombinase/integrase, producing MNKKGQEVRYINKSDLVNIRKYFKENKKIIMLALINIGVNVGLRISDLSRLRFENINGDYTIRLKEKKTKKNRKIKFNSICQKAIKELKFYYKELGFSSEEGFLFKSLNRKYVKELIDKPISTVGISKYLNKARKDLNISYPIGTHSLRKTWGHRVYKGTLDIAIVMTILNHSSANQTLKYIGIEEDKINKIYEKFEI from the coding sequence ATGAATAAAAAAGGACAGGAAGTTAGATATATAAATAAAAGTGATTTAGTAAATATAAGAAAATATTTTAAAGAAAATAAAAAAATAATAATGTTAGCATTAATCAATATAGGAGTAAATGTAGGATTAAGAATTTCAGATCTTTCTAGATTAAGATTTGAAAACATAAATGGTGATTATACAATAAGGTTAAAAGAAAAGAAAACTAAAAAAAATAGAAAAATAAAGTTTAACTCTATATGTCAAAAAGCAATAAAAGAACTTAAATTTTATTATAAAGAACTAGGTTTTTCATCAGAAGAAGGTTTTTTATTTAAATCTTTGAATAGAAAGTATGTGAAGGAATTGATAGATAAACCTATTTCAACAGTAGGAATTTCTAAATACTTAAATAAAGCTAGAAAAGATTTAAATATTAGTTATCCAATAGGAACTCATTCATTGAGGAAAACATGGGGACATAGAGTTTATAAAGGGACATTAGATATAGCAATAGTAATGACTATATTGAATCATTCTTCTGCCAACCAAACATTAAAGTATATAGGAATAGAAGAAGATAAAATAAATAAAATTTATGAAAAGTTTGAAATTTAA
- a CDS encoding sugar O-acetyltransferase → MTEREKMLAGELYDCGDAELLSQWHKAKNLVRSYNNINSENTKEKEKILSELLGGMGKNLWITAPFFVDYGNNIYFGNNCEVNMNCTFLDDNIIHIGDNALIAPNVQIYTAFHPTNSLERFGKPKEDGSFEFCKTQTAPVTIGNNVWIGGGAIIMPGVTIGNNVVIGAGSIVTKDIPDNSIAYGNPCQVMRENK, encoded by the coding sequence ATGACTGAAAGAGAAAAAATGTTAGCAGGAGAGCTTTATGATTGTGGAGATGCTGAGCTATTATCTCAATGGCATAAGGCAAAAAATTTGGTAAGGAGTTATAACAATATTAATTCTGAAAACACCAAAGAAAAAGAAAAGATTTTAAGTGAATTACTTGGAGGAATGGGTAAAAATCTTTGGATAACAGCACCATTTTTTGTTGATTATGGCAATAATATTTATTTTGGAAATAATTGTGAAGTAAATATGAACTGTACATTTCTAGATGATAATATCATTCATATTGGAGATAATGCTCTAATTGCTCCAAATGTACAAATATACACAGCTTTTCATCCAACAAATTCACTAGAGCGATTTGGAAAACCTAAAGAGGATGGTTCATTTGAATTTTGCAAAACTCAAACAGCTCCAGTTACAATAGGAAATAATGTATGGATTGGCGGTGGTGCTATTATTATGCCAGGTGTTACAATAGGAAATAATGTTGTAATTGGAGCAGGAAGCATTGTTACAAAAGATATTCCAGACAATAGCATAGCATATGGCAATCCTTGTCAAGTAATGAGAGAAAATAAATAA